CACGCCAGTGACGACCATCGCGACGACGCCGCCGAGCGCCGCAATGACGATGGGGACGACGCCGAGCGCCGCGAGGGCGATGACCCCGAGGACGATCGCGATCGCCGGCAGCGTCGTCGGTTGGAGTTCGCGCTCGCGCTCGCGCTCGATGAGATCGTGCACCTCGCCCGTGACGACGAACTCGGCGGTTTCGAGCAGATACTCGACCGTCTCGTCGGTCGTCTGCAACAGCAGGGAGTCGCCGGCCCTGATGACCGTCGGCCCGAAGTTCTCGCGGATGAGGTCGCCGTTCCGGCGGCGGACCGCGATGACCGTCGCGTCGTACCGCTCGCGGAGCCGTGCCTCCGCGACGGTGTCGCCGACGACCGACGACTGGCTCAACACCCCCAGTTCGACGAGCGTCCCCTCGGTGGGGTTGTCGAGGTCGGCGTCGTCGACGGTCGCCCGCGGGAGGTACCGGAGGTCCGCGACGTCGCAAAAGCGCTGGATCACCTCCGGCGCGCCCCGGACCGTGAGGATGTCTCGCGCCGCCAACTCCCGGTCGGAGTCGGCCGCGATGAAGTGCTCCCCGCCGCGAAGGACGTCGAGGATGTCGATGTCGAGGTCGCGCGCGGCGTCGATCGTGACCCCCGCGGCGGCGGCACCGACGAGCGGGGACCGCGTGGGGACGAGGACGCGTGCGAGGTACTCGTCCATCCCGTACCGGGTCGTCCGGTCGCCGGGCGTCACGCGTCCGGGCGTGAGCGCCTTCCCGACCGTGAGCAGGTAGACGCTCCCGACGACCAGGACGATCACGCCGAGGGAGGTGAACTCGAACATGCCGAACGGACGGTCGATGAGCGACGCCGAGAGGTCGCTCGCGACGAGGTTGGTCGCCGTCCCGATGAGGGTGAGCGTCCCGCCGAGCATCGACGCGTACGACAGCGGCAGGAGGAGCTTCGACGGTGAGATGCCGGCGTCGTCGGCGAGGTCGGTCACCATCGGGATGAAGACGGCCACCACGGGAGTGTTGTTGATCACACCCGCGATCGGGCCGGTGAGGCCGACCACCGCGACGAGCAGGCGGTTCTCGCTCCCGCGGGTGAGGTGGGCGACCTCGGCGCCGAGTCGGCGGACGACTCCCGTCTCCTGGATCCCCTTCGAGAGGATGTACATCGCGAGGATCGTGACGGTGGCGGTGTTCGAAAAGCCCGACAGCCCCTCCTGCGGGGAGATCCCGGTCCACGGCCCGAGCACGACGAGCGCGACGACGAGCCCGATGGCGACGATGTCCGGCGGGATCGCCTCGGTCACGAACAGCACGACCGTGACGCCGATGAGTGCGAACACCAGCACGATACCGACCGGGAGCCCAAATATCATGTCGCCTTACATGTCTCTCCCGACCGTGCGGCTTAGCTGTTCGCCCGTCTCGATCGGCTCGCCGCCGATCTCACCGACGTGTCTGTCGCCGAGACGCGCCGACGCGTCGATCCGCCACCGGCGTGTTTTTACCGACCCCTCGCCAACCCGAGGCCATGGCGATGGGTATCGCGGAATCGATCCAGCTGGCGGCGAGTCTCGTCTTCGCCATCCCGCTCGGTGTCTTCGGGCTCACGACTCTCATGGACGGCAACACGTTCCTCGGCGGCGTTCTCGTCGGCGTCGCGGTCCTGATGATCGTCCTCCCGCGGCAGCTCACCACGCCGGCCGACGTGCCGGCGAAGGTGGCCGAGAAGGCCGTCGGCAAAGCGGTGAAGCTGCCCGACGAAGACGACGACCGCTGACGCGGCGAGACGACTTTTTCCTCCTGCGGCACCGCCGAGCCGACCGCGACACCTCACGGCGACAGCGACGACGGGAGCGAGACGAGCCGTTCGACGCCCCCGCGTTCGTCCAGAAGGAGCGTCTCGGCGCGGGTCACCCGGTCGGTTCGTCGGTCCGCGCTCGCGGTCCCGTCCGCCGCCCGCGTGACGCTCGCGGCGACGACGACCGCCTGCCCGGATTCGATCCGGTCGCCATCCCGCGGAGACTCCCGCACCGAGAGCCCGACGCCGTGGACCGTCACGGTCGGCTCTTCGAAGCCGTACGCCGTCAGTTCGGCCCTGACCTCGCCCGCGATGCTGCCGACCGTCTCGGTCTCGTCGTCGAGCGCAGCGGTCAGCCGCCCCCGTCCGGCGCGGTGTGCCGCCTCGAGGGCGACGTGTGCCCGACGCTCCCAGCCGCCGTCGCCGTCGACGACGAGCGTCCACGCGGCGCGGAGCCGCGATCCGTCCGGGCCGCGCGGGCGACAGTCGACCACGACGGGTCGCCCAGGGACGACTCGACCGTCGACGCCGCGAACTCGGGTGTCGGCCGGGTCGACGCCACCGCGGGCGAGTTCGACGGCGACCGCGCGGCTGAGTCGGGTGGTCGTCGGACCGGCGTCGGCGTCGCCGTCGGAATCGCGGATCTCGGCCTCGGTGTCCACCCCGGCGGGCCAGTCGTCCGCGGCGAGTCGATCGACCGTCCGGTCGACGGCCCCCTCGACGGCGGAGCCGAGTCGCCGGAGAGCGTCGCGTTCGGCCGGCGTCTTCGTCGCCCGCGCGTCGGCGTCGGCCGCCGTCGAGGCGACGTCGAACCCAGCCCGTTCGAGAAACAGCGCCGTGTCGTGACGCACGGCACGCGGAGTGAGAGCCGTCCCGGTGGGCCCGGGCGTCAGTTCGCGGGCGAGCCGGACGACCGCCTCGGCCGGATCGTCGACCCGTCGGAGCGTGCAGTCGCCGTCTCCACCGCTCGATTCGGGATCAGCGTCGGCAGCGTCGGCGTCGGTCGGGTCGACGACGAGACCGACGGCGCGGTCCGCCGTGACGACGACGGCCTCGGCTCCGAAGACGGCGCTGGCGGCGTCGTCGCCGGCGTGGACGAAGGCGACGGCGTCGCGCTCCGCGAGGGCCTCGCGGACGACTCGGAGGGCCCGCTCGATCCGACTCGCGCGGACGCGATCGGGGTCGAACCTGGCCACCGGCTACGGTTCCGGCGCAACGGGTTCCTGCGCCGCGTCGAGCAGTTCCTCCAGGGACTCCTCGCGGAGTTCGTTGTGGAGGAGGACGCTCACCGGAAGGGTGGGTGCGCCGTCGACGAGGTTTTCGAGGATGACGAGTCGCTCGCGGGCCCGGGACATACCGACGTAGAAGACCCGGCGCTCGTTGTCGGTCAGGAGGGGAACCGGGCTCGTCGTCGAGGTGAACTCGTCGACGCCGTGGGCGGCGAGTTCTTCCTCCGACACCGAGGCGGCCATCTGCTCGACGACCTTCTCGGTGAGGTCGGTCGAGACGAACACGTGGTCGGCCTCGCGACCCTTCGCGGAGTGGATGGTGCCGAGGCGGACTCGGCCGGGATCCATCCCCTGGTAGGGTCCGTCGAAGTACGCGGCGATGGATTTGCGCTGGAAGCTCGTCACCTTCCGGACCATGTCGGAGGCGGAGGCCCCGTCGGGGACGAACGGCGCGAGCGAGCGGATCTCGTCGGCCGAGATGTCGATGGCGGCGAGGTCGTCCGTCTCCGCGGCCTCCTCGTACTCGTCGATGAGGTCGTACAGGTCGTCGCGCTCGTTCGTCCCGAACGCCGACTCCTGGAGCATGTCGGCCAGGCGGCGGGCTTCGAGCCCCGTGACGGGGTCGTCGTCGGCGAGGTTCTCGACCGCGCGGACGTAGTCCGAGAGGCGATCCGTCCACATCCGCTGGTCGGTCATCACGGAGAAGGGCATCCCCAGCGGGAGGAACTCGTCGATGAACTGGAACATCTGGTAGCGCGCTCTGAACAGCAGCATCACGGTCCCCTCGTCCTGTTCGACCGTGTAGCGGACGTTCCGCGCGAGGTCGAGCATCGAGGGGTTGTAGACGCCCTCGACCGTGCCACCCTCCTTGCGGGGTTTGAGGTCTTTCTCCTGGCGCTTCTCGATGTGGCGGATCTCGCGGTTGACGACGTTGAGGATCTTCGACGGGAGGCGGTAGGAGTTCGGCAGGACGACGTCCTCGTCACGCGGCGTGTCGAGGAGGAGGTCCGGGTCCGCCCCCTGCCAGGCGTACACCACCTGGTCGTCGTCGCCGGCGATGAGGACCTTCTTCATGTGGGGTTTCCACTCCTCGTAGACGTCGT
This Salinigranum marinum DNA region includes the following protein-coding sequences:
- a CDS encoding SLC13 family permease — translated: MFGLPVGIVLVFALIGVTVVLFVTEAIPPDIVAIGLVVALVVLGPWTGISPQEGLSGFSNTATVTILAMYILSKGIQETGVVRRLGAEVAHLTRGSENRLLVAVVGLTGPIAGVINNTPVVAVFIPMVTDLADDAGISPSKLLLPLSYASMLGGTLTLIGTATNLVASDLSASLIDRPFGMFEFTSLGVIVLVVGSVYLLTVGKALTPGRVTPGDRTTRYGMDEYLARVLVPTRSPLVGAAAAGVTIDAARDLDIDILDVLRGGEHFIAADSDRELAARDILTVRGAPEVIQRFCDVADLRYLPRATVDDADLDNPTEGTLVELGVLSQSSVVGDTVAEARLRERYDATVIAVRRRNGDLIRENFGPTVIRAGDSLLLQTTDETVEYLLETAEFVVTGEVHDLIERERERELQPTTLPAIAIVLGVIALAALGVVPIVIAALGGVVAMVVTGVLSPADAYDAVNWNVIFLLAGVIPLGLAMQETGGVALLGAGVVTLAGIVPAVATLAAFYVLTGLLANVITPVASVVLLLPVAVDTAGRIGADPFAFVLAVTFAASTAFMTPVGYQTNLMVYGPGGYRFTDYVRVGAPLQALLTVVTTLGVVALWGL
- a CDS encoding DUF7533 family protein yields the protein MAMGIAESIQLAASLVFAIPLGVFGLTTLMDGNTFLGGVLVGVAVLMIVLPRQLTTPADVPAKVAEKAVGKAVKLPDEDDDR
- a CDS encoding M24 family metallopeptidase, producing MARFDPDRVRASRIERALRVVREALAERDAVAFVHAGDDAASAVFGAEAVVVTADRAVGLVVDPTDADAADADPESSGGDGDCTLRRVDDPAEAVVRLARELTPGPTGTALTPRAVRHDTALFLERAGFDVASTAADADARATKTPAERDALRRLGSAVEGAVDRTVDRLAADDWPAGVDTEAEIRDSDGDADAGPTTTRLSRAVAVELARGGVDPADTRVRGVDGRVVPGRPVVVDCRPRGPDGSRLRAAWTLVVDGDGGWERRAHVALEAAHRAGRGRLTAALDDETETVGSIAGEVRAELTAYGFEEPTVTVHGVGLSVRESPRDGDRIESGQAVVVAASVTRAADGTASADRRTDRVTRAETLLLDERGGVERLVSLPSSLSP
- a CDS encoding ATP-dependent helicase — its product is MSEAETVTRLFGGPGSGKTTALLDRVETLLEDESVEVNDVLVVSYTRAAAAEIRERLAERLDTTPRSLKGNVSTMHAKAYELLNLSRGDVVGEKDKQAFCEEYGVEYEDEYKSGGRRTARSTTLGNKIIATSQWLQRTSRDVADWYDVPFQWNVEEVRLPPDVDPNAQEGNKYTPTWPSDDDRVDVPETIRAWRAYKGDNGLVGFADMLERVKQRALVPHVDYLVIDEFQDITTLQYDVYEEWKPHMKKVLIAGDDDQVVYAWQGADPDLLLDTPRDEDVVLPNSYRLPSKILNVVNREIRHIEKRQEKDLKPRKEGGTVEGVYNPSMLDLARNVRYTVEQDEGTVMLLFRARYQMFQFIDEFLPLGMPFSVMTDQRMWTDRLSDYVRAVENLADDDPVTGLEARRLADMLQESAFGTNERDDLYDLIDEYEEAAETDDLAAIDISADEIRSLAPFVPDGASASDMVRKVTSFQRKSIAAYFDGPYQGMDPGRVRLGTIHSAKGREADHVFVSTDLTEKVVEQMAASVSEEELAAHGVDEFTSTTSPVPLLTDNERRVFYVGMSRARERLVILENLVDGAPTLPVSVLLHNELREESLEELLDAAQEPVAPEP